One segment of Dermochelys coriacea isolate rDerCor1 chromosome 5, rDerCor1.pri.v4, whole genome shotgun sequence DNA contains the following:
- the LOC119855574 gene encoding angiopoietin-related protein 3-like isoform X2 encodes MHKIFVLVLLSIAHSLNSVTKGNYVSNKKKMQGAHFHYSSEEIHVLSQGVLKLGDGLKEQVDHAKEKITYISQQLNIFNNSLIELLEQVSLNKRLRNSLMEKTQQLETRNQVLGRLSAELQNQLAEVMHYRMTFNTKLEFLEEKIENALNYKTNTSTSSFVQTQSIRIDELLTEVEQQQDQISIQDALIQKLLKKVRPKIKLARQLKTNGMRKKIADSSEKQNTTLSVHESI; translated from the exons AtgcataaaatatttgttttggtcCTTCTGAGTATTGCACATTCTCTAAACAGTGTAACCAAAGGCAACTATGtatcaaacaagaaaaaaatgcaaGGTGCCCACTTTCATTATTCCAGCGAGGAAATCCATGTGCTCTCTCAAGGTGTCCTGAAGCTTGGAGATGGGTTAAAGGAGCAGGTTGACCATGCAAAAGAGAAAATTACCTACATCTCTCAACAGCTCAACATTTTTAACAACTCCTTGATAGAATTACTAGAGCAGGTCAGCCTAAATAAGAGGCTGAGAAATAGTCTTATGGAGAAAACTCAGCAACTTGAAACAAGGAACCAAGTTCTGGGCAGGCTCTCTGCAGAGCTCCAGAACCAACTTGCTGAAGTGATGCACTACAGAATGACTTTCAACACCAAGCTGGAATTTTTAGAGGAGAAGATAGAGAATGCCCTAAATTACAAGACTAACACCAGTACTTCA TCTTTTGTGCAAACTCAAAGCATAAGAATTGATGAGTTGCTTACTGAAGTGGAGCAGCAGCAAGACCAAATTAGTATACAAGATGCACTCATTCAAAAGTTACTGAAAAAG GTTAGGCCAAAAATTAAACTAGCCAGACAGCTGAAGACCAATGGAATGAGGAAGAAAATAGCAGATTCTTCTGAGAAACAGAACACAACATTATCAGTACATGAGAGTATATGA
- the LOC119855574 gene encoding angiopoietin-related protein 3-like isoform X1 — MHKIFVLVLLSIAHSLNSVTKGNYVSNKKKMQGAHFHYSSEEIHVLSQGVLKLGDGLKEQVDHAKEKITYISQQLNIFNNSLIELLEQVSLNKRLRNSLMEKTQQLETRNQVLGRLSAELQNQLAEVMHYRMTFNTKLEFLEEKIENALNYKTNTSTSVSMTDIMSFVQTQSIRIDELLTEVEQQQDQISIQDALIQKLLKKVRPKIKLARQLKTNGMRKKIADSSEKQNTTLSVHESI, encoded by the exons AtgcataaaatatttgttttggtcCTTCTGAGTATTGCACATTCTCTAAACAGTGTAACCAAAGGCAACTATGtatcaaacaagaaaaaaatgcaaGGTGCCCACTTTCATTATTCCAGCGAGGAAATCCATGTGCTCTCTCAAGGTGTCCTGAAGCTTGGAGATGGGTTAAAGGAGCAGGTTGACCATGCAAAAGAGAAAATTACCTACATCTCTCAACAGCTCAACATTTTTAACAACTCCTTGATAGAATTACTAGAGCAGGTCAGCCTAAATAAGAGGCTGAGAAATAGTCTTATGGAGAAAACTCAGCAACTTGAAACAAGGAACCAAGTTCTGGGCAGGCTCTCTGCAGAGCTCCAGAACCAACTTGCTGAAGTGATGCACTACAGAATGACTTTCAACACCAAGCTGGAATTTTTAGAGGAGAAGATAGAGAATGCCCTAAATTACAAGACTAACACCAGTACTTCAGTGAGTATGACTGACATTATG TCTTTTGTGCAAACTCAAAGCATAAGAATTGATGAGTTGCTTACTGAAGTGGAGCAGCAGCAAGACCAAATTAGTATACAAGATGCACTCATTCAAAAGTTACTGAAAAAG GTTAGGCCAAAAATTAAACTAGCCAGACAGCTGAAGACCAATGGAATGAGGAAGAAAATAGCAGATTCTTCTGAGAAACAGAACACAACATTATCAGTACATGAGAGTATATGA